From the Motacilla alba alba isolate MOTALB_02 chromosome Z, Motacilla_alba_V1.0_pri, whole genome shotgun sequence genome, one window contains:
- the GNE gene encoding bifunctional UDP-N-acetylglucosamine 2-epimerase/N-acetylmannosamine kinase isoform X3, whose translation MEKNGSNHKLRVCVATCNRADYSKLAPIMFGIKAEPQFFELDVVVLGSHLIDDYGNTYRMIEQDDFDIHTRLHTIVRGEDEAAMVESVGLALVKLPDVLNRLKPDIMIVHGDRFDALALATSAALMNIRILHIEGGEVSGTIDDSIRHAITKLAHYHVCCTRSAEQHLIAMCEDHDRILLAGCPSYDKLLSAKNKDYMSIISMWLGEDVKTRDYIVALQHPVTTDIKHSIKMFELTLDALISFNKRTLVLFPNVDAGSKEMVRVMRKKGIEHHPNFRAVKHVPFDQFIQLVAHAGCMIGNSSCGVREVGAFGTPVINLGTRQTGRETGENVLHVRDADTQDKILHALQLQFGKQYPCSKIYGDGNAVPRILKFLKSIDLKEPLQKKFCFPPVKDNISQDIDHILETQSALAVDLGGTNLRVAIVSMKGEIVKKYTQLNPKTYEDRLALILKMCVEAASEAVNVNCRILGVGISTGGRVNPREGIVLHSTKLIQEWSSVDLRTPISDALHLPVWVDNDGNCAALAERKFGHGKGIENFVTLITGTGIGGGIVHQHELIHGSSFCAAELGHIVVSLDGPECLCGSQGCIEAYASGIALQREAKKLHDDDLLLVEGMSMKEEEIVSAAHLIQAAKLGNVKAEGILRTAGTALGLGIVNILHTVNPSLVILSGVLANHYVNAVKDVINRQALSSVKTVDVVVSNLADPALLGAASLVLDYTTRRIY comes from the exons TAATACCTATCGCATGATTGAACAAGATGACTTTGATATTCATACAAGATTACACACCATTGTGAGAGGGGAGGATGAGGCAGCTATGGTGGAGTCGGTGGGCCTTGCATTAGTCAAGCTACCTGATGTCCTCAACCGCCTGAAACCTGACATAATGATAGTTCATGGGGACAGATTTGATGCTTTGGCCCTGGCCACGTCTGCAGCCCTGATGAACATTCGCATTCTTCACATTGAAGGTGGGGAGGTCAGCGGGACCATCGATGACTCCATCAGACATGCCATAACCAAACTGGCCCATTACCACGTGTGCTGCACGAggagtgcagagcagcacttgATAGCCATGTGTGAAGACCACGACCGCATCCTTTTAGCAGGCTGTCCCTCATATGACAAGCTTCTCTCTGCCAAAAACAAGGACTACATGAGTATTATTAGCATGTGGCTAG GTGAAGATGTCAAAACCAGAGATTATATAGTTGCTCTGCAACATCCTGTAACCACAGATATTAAACATTCCATAAAGATGTTTGAGCTGACACTAGATGCACTCATCTCCTTCAACAAGAGAACACTTGTTCTATTCCCTAATGTGGATGCAG gAAGCAAAGAGATGGTTCGTGTGATGAGGAAGAAGGGCATTGAACACCATCCCAATTTTCGGGCAGTAAAGCATGTGCCATTTGACCAGTTCATTCAGCTGGTTGCTCACGCTGGTTGTATGATTGGTAACAGCAGTTGTGGTGTCAGAGAGGTGGGAGCATTTGGCACACCTGTCATCAACCTGGGGACACGGCagacaggaagagaaacag GTGAAAATGTTCTTCATGTTCGCGATGCTGATACACAGGATAAGATTCTTCATGCTCTACAGCTGCAGTTTGGGAAGCAATATCCATG CTCAAAAATATATGGAGATGGTAATGCTGTTCCAAGGATTTTGAAGTTCCTTAAATCTATTGACCTCAAAGAACCATTgcaaaagaaattctgttttcctcctgtcaAAGATAATATCTCTCAAGATATTGACCATATTCTAGAGACACAGAGTGCTCTGGCAGTGGATCTAGGCGGAACAAATCTCCGAGTAGCAATCGTCAGTATGAAG gGTGAAATAGTTAAGAAGTATACCCAGCTCAACCCTAAAACCTATGAAGACAGACTGGCGTTAATTCTAAAGATGTGTGTAGAGGCTGCATCAGAGGCAGTAAATGTAAACTGCAGAATTTTGGGAGTAG GTATTTCCACAGGTGGACGGGTAAACCCTCGAGAAGGAATTGTGCTTCACTCTACAAAACTCATTCAGGAGTGGAGCTCTGTGGATCTCAGAACTCCTATATCTGATGCTTTGCACCTGCCAGTCTGGGTGGACAATGATGGGAACTGTGCTGCTCTAGCAGAGAGGAAATTTGGTCATggaaaaggaatagaaaatttTGTAACACTGATTACTGGTACAG GAATTGGAGGTGGAATCGTTCATCAACATGAATTGATCCATGGCAgttctttctgtgctgctgagcttggACACATTGTCGTATCCTTAGATGGACCGGAGTGCCTGTGTGGCAGCCAAGGATGTATAGAAGCATATGCCTCAGGAATAGCGTTACAGAGAGAAGCTAAGAAACTGCATGATG aTGATCTGCTTCTGGTAGAAGGAATGTCAATGAAGGAGGAGGAGATTGTTAGTGCTGCACACCTTATTCAAGCAGCTAAACTTGGGAATGTAAAAGCAGAGGGCATTCTCAGAACAG CTGGGACCGCATTGGGCCTTGGCATTGTGAACATTCTACACACCGTGAACCCGTCTCTTGTGATCCTTTCTGGAGTTCTAGCTAACCACTATGTTAATGCTGTCAAAGATGTGATAAATCGACAGGCGCTGTCCTCTGTTAAAACAGTGGATGTGGTGGTCTCAAATCTAGCAGATCCTGCTCTTCTTGGAGCTGCTAGCCTAGTACTGGATTATACTACACGCAGAATATACtaa
- the GNE gene encoding bifunctional UDP-N-acetylglucosamine 2-epimerase/N-acetylmannosamine kinase isoform X2 → MIEQDDFDIHTRLHTIVRGEDEAAMVESVGLALVKLPDVLNRLKPDIMIVHGDRFDALALATSAALMNIRILHIEGGEVSGTIDDSIRHAITKLAHYHVCCTRSAEQHLIAMCEDHDRILLAGCPSYDKLLSAKNKDYMSIISMWLGEDVKTRDYIVALQHPVTTDIKHSIKMFELTLDALISFNKRTLVLFPNVDAGSKEMVRVMRKKGIEHHPNFRAVKHVPFDQFIQLVAHAGCMIGNSSCGVREVGAFGTPVINLGTRQTGRETGENVLHVRDADTQDKILHALQLQFGKQYPCSKIYGDGNAVPRILKFLKSIDLKEPLQKKFCFPPVKDNISQDIDHILETQSALAVDLGGTNLRVAIVSMKGEIVKKYTQLNPKTYEDRLALILKMCVEAASEAVNVNCRILGVGISTGGRVNPREGIVLHSTKLIQEWSSVDLRTPISDALHLPVWVDNDGNCAALAERKFGHGKGIENFVTLITGTGIGGGIVHQHELIHGSSFCAAELGHIVVSLDGPECLCGSQGCIEAYASGIALQREAKKLHDDDLLLVEGMSMKEEEIVSAAHLIQAAKLGNVKAEGILRTAGTALGLGIVNILHTVNPSLVILSGVLANHYVNAVKDVINRQALSSVKTVDVVVSNLADPALLGAASLVLDYTTRRIY, encoded by the exons ATGATTGAACAAGATGACTTTGATATTCATACAAGATTACACACCATTGTGAGAGGGGAGGATGAGGCAGCTATGGTGGAGTCGGTGGGCCTTGCATTAGTCAAGCTACCTGATGTCCTCAACCGCCTGAAACCTGACATAATGATAGTTCATGGGGACAGATTTGATGCTTTGGCCCTGGCCACGTCTGCAGCCCTGATGAACATTCGCATTCTTCACATTGAAGGTGGGGAGGTCAGCGGGACCATCGATGACTCCATCAGACATGCCATAACCAAACTGGCCCATTACCACGTGTGCTGCACGAggagtgcagagcagcacttgATAGCCATGTGTGAAGACCACGACCGCATCCTTTTAGCAGGCTGTCCCTCATATGACAAGCTTCTCTCTGCCAAAAACAAGGACTACATGAGTATTATTAGCATGTGGCTAG GTGAAGATGTCAAAACCAGAGATTATATAGTTGCTCTGCAACATCCTGTAACCACAGATATTAAACATTCCATAAAGATGTTTGAGCTGACACTAGATGCACTCATCTCCTTCAACAAGAGAACACTTGTTCTATTCCCTAATGTGGATGCAG gAAGCAAAGAGATGGTTCGTGTGATGAGGAAGAAGGGCATTGAACACCATCCCAATTTTCGGGCAGTAAAGCATGTGCCATTTGACCAGTTCATTCAGCTGGTTGCTCACGCTGGTTGTATGATTGGTAACAGCAGTTGTGGTGTCAGAGAGGTGGGAGCATTTGGCACACCTGTCATCAACCTGGGGACACGGCagacaggaagagaaacag GTGAAAATGTTCTTCATGTTCGCGATGCTGATACACAGGATAAGATTCTTCATGCTCTACAGCTGCAGTTTGGGAAGCAATATCCATG CTCAAAAATATATGGAGATGGTAATGCTGTTCCAAGGATTTTGAAGTTCCTTAAATCTATTGACCTCAAAGAACCATTgcaaaagaaattctgttttcctcctgtcaAAGATAATATCTCTCAAGATATTGACCATATTCTAGAGACACAGAGTGCTCTGGCAGTGGATCTAGGCGGAACAAATCTCCGAGTAGCAATCGTCAGTATGAAG gGTGAAATAGTTAAGAAGTATACCCAGCTCAACCCTAAAACCTATGAAGACAGACTGGCGTTAATTCTAAAGATGTGTGTAGAGGCTGCATCAGAGGCAGTAAATGTAAACTGCAGAATTTTGGGAGTAG GTATTTCCACAGGTGGACGGGTAAACCCTCGAGAAGGAATTGTGCTTCACTCTACAAAACTCATTCAGGAGTGGAGCTCTGTGGATCTCAGAACTCCTATATCTGATGCTTTGCACCTGCCAGTCTGGGTGGACAATGATGGGAACTGTGCTGCTCTAGCAGAGAGGAAATTTGGTCATggaaaaggaatagaaaatttTGTAACACTGATTACTGGTACAG GAATTGGAGGTGGAATCGTTCATCAACATGAATTGATCCATGGCAgttctttctgtgctgctgagcttggACACATTGTCGTATCCTTAGATGGACCGGAGTGCCTGTGTGGCAGCCAAGGATGTATAGAAGCATATGCCTCAGGAATAGCGTTACAGAGAGAAGCTAAGAAACTGCATGATG aTGATCTGCTTCTGGTAGAAGGAATGTCAATGAAGGAGGAGGAGATTGTTAGTGCTGCACACCTTATTCAAGCAGCTAAACTTGGGAATGTAAAAGCAGAGGGCATTCTCAGAACAG CTGGGACCGCATTGGGCCTTGGCATTGTGAACATTCTACACACCGTGAACCCGTCTCTTGTGATCCTTTCTGGAGTTCTAGCTAACCACTATGTTAATGCTGTCAAAGATGTGATAAATCGACAGGCGCTGTCCTCTGTTAAAACAGTGGATGTGGTGGTCTCAAATCTAGCAGATCCTGCTCTTCTTGGAGCTGCTAGCCTAGTACTGGATTATACTACACGCAGAATATACtaa